The genomic window GGATCGTCTTCTACGGCGTGCTGTGGACGGCGGGCAGCGCCGACCTCATCGCGACGCAGTTCCGGGTGTCGTTCGAGGGCGTGATCGGGATGCTGCAGGCTCTGCTCATCGTGGGACCGTGCATCGGGTTCGGGGTCGCGCGTCGCGTGTGCCTCGGCCTGCAGCGCCGCGACCGCGACGTGCTCGAGCACGGATTCGAGACCGGGCGCCTCGTGCGCCTGCCCGGCGGCGAGGTCGTCGAGGTGCACCAGCGGGTCGGCGAGACCGAGCGAGTGCGGATGTCGCGCGCGGAGCCGCGCGTCATGCTCGTGCTGCGCCCCGACGAGCGGGGGCGGCTCCCGCTCGCGCGCCGGGTGCAGGTGCGGCTCGGCCGGTGGTTCCTCGCCGACAGCATCGACGCCGAGAGCGGCGTGCGGGTGCTGCCCGCGCCGGTCGCCGCGAGCTCGTCGACGCCGGCCGAGCGTGAACGTACGCTCGCCTCATGACGATGGGGCGGGTGAAGCGCACGTGGCTGCACGTGCTGCAGCACACGCTCAACCCGCTCACGCTCCGGATGGCGCGCCGCGGCGCCGGTCCGTTCGCACTCGTGCGGCACACCGGCCGGACGTCCGGCCGCACATTCGAGACGCCGCTGATCTTCGCCCGCGTGCCCGGCGGCTTCGTCGCCGAGCTCACGTACGGGCCCGAGGTCAACTGGTACCGCAACCTCGAGGCCGGCGGCGGCGGCGAGGTGGTGTGGAAGGGTCGGCCGTACGCGATCGACGGGATCTCGCCGATGCCGAGCGATGCCGGGCGACGCGCGTTCGGGCCGCCGGCGTCCTGGCTGCTCGCGGCGCTGCGGCGGCACGAATTCCGCCTGTTGCGCGAGGCGACCCCGGGCGCGGCACGGGGAAAAGCAGGATGAGCCGCGCGGTCCGCCCGATATGGGGCGTGTGAGGCGGCTCATCCTGCGAACCCGGGTGGCCGGATACCCGGCCGGGGCCGGGGCCAGGGCCGGGGCCGAGGCCAGGGCCAGGGCCAGGGCCGGGGCCGAGGCCAGGGCCAGGGCCGGGGCCGGGGCCGGGGCCGGGGCCGAAAACAGGATGTGCCGGGTTATCCGCCCGGTGCGGGGCGTGTGAGTCGGCTCATCCTGCCTTCGTGAGGGGCCGGGCACGGCGGACCGCGCCGGTCGGGCGCGGCCGGGTCAGTGCGCCGGGCGAGCGGATGCCGCGCCGCCGCCGGGCTGCGACATCCGCGTGCCGAATCGGCCCAGCAGGCCGGCACGGCGGGCTGCGCCGGGCACTTCGGCGCGGCGCTCGGCGGCGATGCGGCGGTGCTCGTTGAGGCGGAGGGCCGCGGCCTCGTCCTCGAGGTGGAGGGTCTGGGCGATGTATCCGGCTTCGAGGTTCATGGTCGGATCCCTTCAGGTCTGCCGGCCGGTTCTGGCCGTACTCTGAGGTTCCTCGCTGAGGTGCACCGGATGCCTCGGGCGAATGCCCTATCTTGCGAGCGCCGACTGCCTCAGGCGCCGGATGACCACCTCAGACCGTGTCTGAATGCATGAGGATCCGGGCCAGAACGCCCCCTGCAGGCCCCGTGGTGCGGGTGCTCTCGCATCGCAGGACGACGCTCGGGCCGGTCCGCGGTCGCGGCGCCGTCGGCCGGACCTACTCGCGCGGCGTGCGGTGCCCGCCGCCGGTGTCGAGGTCGTCGCCGGCCTCGAGGTCGGGCCCGTCGCTCTCGGTGATGTTCGCGCCCTCGAAGAACGGGTCGACGCCGAGCTCGCGGTCGTGCTCTTCGCGCAGGCGCGCCTGCTCGCTCGCCACGTCGGCGAAGTCGCGGTCGTCGCGGTCGCTGGTGTCGCTCATGCTGGCCTCCTCGGTCGGGGCGTCCAGCCTAGGGCGCACCGCCTCGGGCCGAACGGGGTTGCGGCCGCCCCGGGCGCCGCTTCGACCAACCCCTACCGGAGTCGCACCTGCGTCGAGTCGGTGTTCACGACCTCGCCGTCGGCCGACGTGATCCGCACGCCCACGGTGTGCAGGCCCGCCGAGATCGACTTCGCGGTCTTGATGTCGAACTGGAAGGTGTCGGTCGTGGCGTTGTAGGTCGCGCAGCCCTTGACCTGTCCATCGAGCGTCACGAACACGTGACAGGTCGGCGACAGCAGCGCTCGCGCGCTCGCGTCGCTCAGCAGGCCGCTGCCGTCGGCGAGCTGGAACTTCACCGGGATGGTGGAGCCGCGCTTGTACGAGGTCTGCGGGATGGGCTGCAGGAAGTCGGAGACGTCGTAGCCGACGACGTAGTCGCAGTCGACGGTCGTCGAGTTGCCCGCGACATCCCACCCGGTCAGCGGCATGCTGAACACGCCCGTCTCATCGACGTCGGTCACGCCGAGCGTGGCGCTGACCGGCGAGGCCACCGGCCCGGAGAGCTCATCCGTGACGGTCGCCGAGGGCCCGCCCGTCGGCGTGCTGCCCACCACGAAGGACGGCGGCGCGTCGCACGTGACGGTCGGCGCGGTCTTGTCGACCTTCACGAAGACGCTCGCCGACCCCTCGTTGCCCGCGAGGTCGGTGCAGGTCGCGGTGACCTCGATCGCGTCCCCCTCACCGCTCGACGTCGTCGACGGCGTGCAGTCGGTCGAGTCGACGCCCGACTCGTCGTCGGACCAGTTCCACGTGACCACGACGTCGGCGGTGTTCCAGCCGTCACCGTTGGCCGCGGGCGCGAGGCTCGGCGCGGGTGCGGTCGGCGGCGTGGTGTCGCTCGAGAGTCCGAGCTCGTAGGCACCGATGTCGGGGCCTGCGAACTGCGGCCGGTTGACGCCGCGCTGGTCGTCGAGCGGCGAGGTGTCGGGGTCGGCCGCGTCGATCGCGGGGCTCGTCCACGAGATCGCCATGGTCGGCGTGAGTCCCGGCGGGTTGTCCGCGAGGGCCGACAGCTGCGGGTCATCCGTCTGCGTGATGCCGGCGCACTCGGTGCGCGTGTCGTCGAGCGGATGCGGCGTCACGAGGTTGTTCGCGCCGACCTTCGTGACCCCGCCGAGCACGAAGCACTCGTCGTGCCCGGTGTTGCCCGCGACGATGGTGTTGTACATCGAGAGGGTCGTCGCATCGCCCGTCGTCGGCTTGTACGCCACGACACCTGCTCCGTCGCCCGTGGACTCGTTGCCCGCGATGGTCGAGCTGTTGATGCCCAGCTCGCCCGCGACGAGGAAGATCGCGCCACCGGCATCCGCACCGTTGCGCCCCTCACTTCCGCCGGCAACGCCGCGCACGGCCGCGTTGCCCATGAACGTGCTGTTGACGATCAGGATCTCGGAGGCGTGGCCGAAGATCGCGCCGCCGAGGCCCGCGCCGCCGCCGCCGTGGTGGTTGCCGGCGTTGCCGGCGAAGGTGCCGCCGTCGCCGGGGTCGCCGAAGAAGACGCCGCCCGGGCCGGATCCGCCACCGCCGCCGAAGCCGCCGTCGCCGCCGCTGCCGCCCTCCCACTCGTCGTCGGGCAGGCCGAACGCGGGGCCCGATCCGCCGCCGCCGCCGAAGCCGCCGTGGCCGCCGTCGCCTGTGTCGTAGCCGCCGCCACCGCCGCCGCCGCCGTACGCGCCGTCGCCGCCGTCACCGGAGAACACGACGAGGCCCTGGTACGGGCCGCCGCCGCCACCGCCGCCGCCGGGGCACTGGCCGTCGTCGCCGTCGTCGCTCGTGAGGAGCGGGCCGCCGTCGCCTCCGGCGCCGCCGCAGCGGTAGCCGCCATCCTCGCCATCCTGCACGGTGCCGCCACCGCGGCCCGGCGGGTGTCCGTAGAAGTCGTTGAGCGGGCTCTGGCCGTCGCCGCGCGAGCCGCCGCCACCGCCGCCCATGTGATTGGCGTCGCCGGCGGGATACGGCTGCACGCCGCCGTCGCCGCCGAGGCCGCCACCGCCGCCGCCGGCACCGCCGAACGAGGCGCTGCCGTTGCCGCCGGTCGCGACGTTCGACTGGAACGTGCTCTGCTGCACGATCAGCGTGCTGTCGTGCACGTAGATCGCGCCGCCCGCGCCGAGCCCGCCGCCACCGCCTCCGGCGCCGTTGCCGCCCTTCACCGCGAAGCCCTTCACGTGCACGTTGCGCAGGTCGAGGTATCCGCCGTCGAGCACCGCGAACGCGCGCAGCGACGCGCCGCCGCTGCGCTGGATGACCGCGCCCGCGCCCTCGATGACGATGTGGCTGGTGATGATCGGCGTCGCCGTCGGCCCGACGTGGTTGAACGCGTCGTCGATGGGCGCGCTGAACGCATACGTCGCATCGCCGTCGAGCATGATCGTGTCGGTGCCGTCGCCCGCCGCGCACTCGGTCTCGAAGTTGAGGCCGTTCGCCATGGGCAGCGGCACCCAGCTCGAGTCGTGGTTGGCCGCCAGGATCGCCTCGGGGAGCGTGCACCCGGGCTGCCCGAGCGCCTGCGAGGTGGAGTCGACGACGATCACCCCCGCGGCGTGGGCCGCCTGCGGGGGCGCCGCGAACGCGCCCGTGATTCCGACGGCGAGCGCGGCGATGCCGATCGCGACGGTGATGGGCCTGACTCGGGATTGTGCTGGGAACACGACGGCCTCCTCATTGAGACGTCACCTGCTCCGAAGGATCCTCCTGTTCAGGGACGCTGGGCAAGATGAGGATCACTTGACTTCGCGCGGACGCACCCCCAGTTCGGGGTGCGTCCGGCGCAGTCAGCCGCGCGCCGAGCTCAGCCGAGCGGCAGCGCCGAGAGCGACTCCGGCGAGCGCGCCGCCGCCACCGCGCCCGGCACGTGCGCCCGCCAGTCGCCGTCACGGTCGATCCCGAGCCGCCCGTCGGCGCCGACCACGATCGGGAACGGGTCGCTGAGCCCGCCGACGAACGGTCCGCCGTCGACGTACTGCAGGAAGGCGAGGAACACGTGCCCGCCGTCGCGGGTGCGGTGCACGCGCCCGGCGTAGAGCTCGCCGCGCGGGTCGCCCGAGAAGAACTGGCGAGTCTCCAGCGTGAACGGCCCGGACGCGTCATCCGCCACGAGGTAATGGGTGCCGCACACCGCGAGCCCGTCGGCGACGCGCGCGGCGGAGTGCGCCCACTCGTACGCCGAGAAGAACAGCACCCAGCGACCGCCGATGCGCTCGAGCTGCGGCACCTCGAGGTGGCCGAACTCGCCGGGCGCCGTGATGGGCGGGAGCACCTCCCATTCGTCGAGGTCGCGCGACCGCGCGAGCCCGATCACGCCGCGCGAGTCGAGCGCGCCCGCGTTCGCGCGAGCGGTGACGAGCATGCGGTACTCCCCCGCCGCCTGGTCGAAGTACACCCAGGGGTCGCGCCAGCTGAGGTCGAACCACGCGTCGAGGTCGAGCTGCTCGTACCAGCGCGGGTCGGCCTCGAGCGCGAAGCCGTCGTCCTTCACCCAGTGGTGCAGGTCGGTGCTGCGCGCGCGGCCGATGCGCTGCACGAGTCCCTTCTCGGCGCGGTTCACCCCGGTGTAGTACATCTGCCATTCGTCGCCGACCCGGATGACGCTGCCCGTCCAGGTCGCGAGGTCGTCCCACGCCCCGGATGGTCCGGGGCCGATCGCCTCGCCGAGGAACTCCCAGTCACGCAGGTCGGTCGACACCGCGTGGCCGATGCGTGCGTTGACGTGCCGCAGGTCGGGGTCGCCGAGCGAGACGGGGGCCATGAGGAAGTAGAGGTGGGTGCGGTCATCGTCGTCGTCGACGAGCCAGAAGTCCCAGGTCCAGTGGTCGGGGAGGATCAGCATGCGAGATGGGCCTTTCGGGTTCGGGGTCCGGTTCGGGGTCGGTAGGCGGAGTGGAGTTCGAAGGCGGCGAGGCGGATGATCCGCGCGCCGTCCAGGACGCGCAGGCGCAGCCCGTCGGCATCGGGCGAGACGGGATAGGCGCGCGAGGTGAGCGAGACGCGGTCGTCGACGTAGAGCTCGATCATCGAGCCGTCGATCACGAGTCGGGCGCGCACCACGGGGGCGTCGGGCCGGCGGATGGCGCGGCGGCGCGCCTCGACGTGCGACGGGTCGCGACTGCTGCGCGACCGGTCGATCCACACGTCGGGTCCTGTGACGCCGAGCACGGTGGTCTCGATGCCGTCCGCGCTGCGGAGCACCTCGATCTCGAAGCCGGAGCCCTCGACGTCCAGATCGAGTTCGAGGTGGCGGCCACGCAGGGTGAGCGTGGGCGAGCCCGTCGGCGAGCCGTCGCCCGCGACATCCGGCACCTCGACCACCGGGGCCATCGCACGGTCGCGCACGGCCGCGAGCTCGGCGACGGGTCGCACGAGCAGCGTGCCGTCCTCGTGCAGTCCGAGCTCGAGCGGGAGCCCGGCGTTGTGGGCCCAGCCCGACGCGGCGAACTCCCCGAGGCTGCGGGTGTCCTGCGCGATGGTCCAGAGGATGGCGCGGCCGTCGTCGAACACGGTGCCGCTCGGCCCGGTCAGGTGGCCGCCGCCGTCGAACTCGCGCGGCTCGTCGTGGTCGGGCGTGAAGCGGCGCGCGGCGGCATCCCACACCCCGATCCAGTGCCAGACGTGCTGCAGGTGGTGTTCGCTCGGGCCGGCCCACCAGGGCGCGACGAACAGCGCATGACGATGGATGCCGTCGACGCCGGTGCCGACCGGCAGCAGGACCGGGAGCTCCCACATCACGCCCGTCGCGGGGAAGCGGGCGACGTCGCCCACGAGCAGCGGGGCCTGCTGCTCCCAGTGCTCGCCATCCAGCGAGTGGAACAGGAGCGCGGTGCCGCCGGAGCCCTCGAGCCCCGCGCCGATGGCGAGGAACCAGTCGTCGCCCTCGCGCCAGACGAACGGGTCGCGGAACTGTCCCGCGACGAGCGGTTCGGTGCGCCCTGGTGCCGAGCGCGGCATCTCGAGGACGGCGCGGTCGTCGGTCGCCCAGCCGGAGTCGGTCGGCCGCGCGACGACGACGCGCTGGTCGGGCGCGCGCGAGGCGTCGCCCGCGGTGACGTAGAGCAGGTGCTCGCCGCCGGGCCCGAGCACCGAGCTGCCGCTCCACGCGCCGTCGGGCGCGACGGCGGAGGTGCCGGGCGTCACGGCGAGGCCGGCATCCTGCCAGTGCACGAGGTCGCGGCTCACCGCGTGGCCCCAGGCGATGTGGCCCCAGTACGGGCCGGCCGGATTGTGCTGGAAGAAGACGTGGTGGACGCCATCGGCCTGCACCGCGGCATGCGGCTCGTTCATCCAACCCTGCGGCGCCGAGAGGTGCGCGATCGGATGGTGCGGGTCGGCGGCGTACCGGGCGCGGTCGGGGGCGACGTCGGCGGCGGCACTCGGGTCGACCCCGTCGACGGCGAGCTGGGCCGCGCCCGCCGAGATCCGGATCGGCCCGAGCACGCCGACCGCCGCGCCGACGGGGAACAGCCCCTCGACGCGCTCGCCGTCGCGAGGTTGCCCCAGCACGATGCGGTCGGGCACGACGAGGCCGACCGGCCCCGCGGCCTCGAGCTCGACCCTCGTGACACGCCGGCCGTCGAGGAGCAGCTCGACCTGCCCGTCGACGACGGCGAGCGCGAGCCGGTGCCAGCGCCCGGGTTCGAGCCGCGGCGCATCCGGATCGCCGACGACGAACTCGCCGCCGACCTCGGCTGCGATCCTGCCGGCGCGATCGTGACCGAGGGCGAACCCGGTCGGGGCGCCGAACGACGCTGAGCGACCGCGCGCGTCGACCAGCACCGTCAGTCCGCGTTCGTCGCCGCGGCCGAACGCCCGCGGTGCGAA from Agromyces aurantiacus includes these protein-coding regions:
- a CDS encoding nitroreductase family deazaflavin-dependent oxidoreductase produces the protein MTMGRVKRTWLHVLQHTLNPLTLRMARRGAGPFALVRHTGRTSGRTFETPLIFARVPGGFVAELTYGPEVNWYRNLEAGGGGEVVWKGRPYAIDGISPMPSDAGRRAFGPPASWLLAALRRHEFRLLREATPGAARGKAG
- a CDS encoding choice-of-anchor Q domain-containing protein, producing MFPAQSRVRPITVAIGIAALAVGITGAFAAPPQAAHAAGVIVVDSTSQALGQPGCTLPEAILAANHDSSWVPLPMANGLNFETECAAGDGTDTIMLDGDATYAFSAPIDDAFNHVGPTATPIITSHIVIEGAGAVIQRSGGASLRAFAVLDGGYLDLRNVHVKGFAVKGGNGAGGGGGGLGAGGAIYVHDSTLIVQQSTFQSNVATGGNGSASFGGAGGGGGGLGGDGGVQPYPAGDANHMGGGGGGSRGDGQSPLNDFYGHPPGRGGGTVQDGEDGGYRCGGAGGDGGPLLTSDDGDDGQCPGGGGGGGGPYQGLVVFSGDGGDGAYGGGGGGGGYDTGDGGHGGFGGGGGSGPAFGLPDDEWEGGSGGDGGFGGGGGSGPGGVFFGDPGDGGTFAGNAGNHHGGGGAGLGGAIFGHASEILIVNSTFMGNAAVRGVAGGSEGRNGADAGGAIFLVAGELGINSSTIAGNESTGDGAGVVAYKPTTGDATTLSMYNTIVAGNTGHDECFVLGGVTKVGANNLVTPHPLDDTRTECAGITQTDDPQLSALADNPPGLTPTMAISWTSPAIDAADPDTSPLDDQRGVNRPQFAGPDIGAYELGLSSDTTPPTAPAPSLAPAANGDGWNTADVVVTWNWSDDESGVDSTDCTPSTTSSGEGDAIEVTATCTDLAGNEGSASVFVKVDKTAPTVTCDAPPSFVVGSTPTGGPSATVTDELSGPVASPVSATLGVTDVDETGVFSMPLTGWDVAGNSTTVDCDYVVGYDVSDFLQPIPQTSYKRGSTIPVKFQLADGSGLLSDASARALLSPTCHVFVTLDGQVKGCATYNATTDTFQFDIKTAKSISAGLHTVGVRITSADGEVVNTDSTQVRLR
- a CDS encoding glycosyl hydrolase family 32, which gives rise to MLILPDHWTWDFWLVDDDDDRTHLYFLMAPVSLGDPDLRHVNARIGHAVSTDLRDWEFLGEAIGPGPSGAWDDLATWTGSVIRVGDEWQMYYTGVNRAEKGLVQRIGRARSTDLHHWVKDDGFALEADPRWYEQLDLDAWFDLSWRDPWVYFDQAAGEYRMLVTARANAGALDSRGVIGLARSRDLDEWEVLPPITAPGEFGHLEVPQLERIGGRWVLFFSAYEWAHSAARVADGLAVCGTHYLVADDASGPFTLETRQFFSGDPRGELYAGRVHRTRDGGHVFLAFLQYVDGGPFVGGLSDPFPIVVGADGRLGIDRDGDWRAHVPGAVAAARSPESLSALPLG
- a CDS encoding GH32 C-terminal domain-containing protein; the encoded protein is MVDVRFEGDPLAAIDLVGGRASIECTADDAQRAVLLSPRSAPAAASSSCLYLDGWTTRVVVRPRAEESASEAVLPLAAFVVEAWFAPRAFGRGDERGLTVLVDARGRSASFGAPTGFALGHDRAGRIAAEVGGEFVVGDPDAPRLEPGRWHRLALAVVDGQVELLLDGRRVTRVELEAAGPVGLVVPDRIVLGQPRDGERVEGLFPVGAAVGVLGPIRISAGAAQLAVDGVDPSAAADVAPDRARYAADPHHPIAHLSAPQGWMNEPHAAVQADGVHHVFFQHNPAGPYWGHIAWGHAVSRDLVHWQDAGLAVTPGTSAVAPDGAWSGSSVLGPGGEHLLYVTAGDASRAPDQRVVVARPTDSGWATDDRAVLEMPRSAPGRTEPLVAGQFRDPFVWREGDDWFLAIGAGLEGSGGTALLFHSLDGEHWEQQAPLLVGDVARFPATGVMWELPVLLPVGTGVDGIHRHALFVAPWWAGPSEHHLQHVWHWIGVWDAAARRFTPDHDEPREFDGGGHLTGPSGTVFDDGRAILWTIAQDTRSLGEFAASGWAHNAGLPLELGLHEDGTLLVRPVAELAAVRDRAMAPVVEVPDVAGDGSPTGSPTLTLRGRHLELDLDVEGSGFEIEVLRSADGIETTVLGVTGPDVWIDRSRSSRDPSHVEARRRAIRRPDAPVVRARLVIDGSMIELYVDDRVSLTSRAYPVSPDADGLRLRVLDGARIIRLAAFELHSAYRPRTGPRTRKAHLAC